A window from Dehalobacter sp. DCA encodes these proteins:
- the lepB gene encoding signal peptidase I → MVRIRRDMMNNPYSQFLQEIIEIILIVFALSWLLKTYLIGFAHLEGAEMMPTLSLDSQVLVEKYFYRSIDALDRGDVILYSDNGVESIKRVIGLPGEKVEIKNGYTYINNKPIYEPYANTPKAYTFSMVVVPEDHVFALNDNRASKNDSRSFGSVPIQSIEGKALFCYWPLSSVQIL, encoded by the coding sequence ATGGTAAGAATAAGACGCGATATGATGAACAATCCGTATAGCCAATTTCTTCAGGAAATCATTGAGATTATTCTGATCGTTTTTGCCTTGTCCTGGCTGCTAAAAACTTATCTGATCGGGTTTGCCCATCTTGAAGGAGCGGAAATGATGCCGACACTTTCACTGGACAGCCAGGTGCTGGTTGAAAAATATTTTTACCGCAGCATTGACGCTTTGGACAGGGGAGATGTCATTCTCTATTCAGATAACGGTGTAGAAAGCATCAAACGGGTAATCGGCTTACCAGGTGAGAAAGTAGAAATTAAAAACGGTTATACGTATATTAATAACAAACCAATTTACGAACCTTATGCCAATACACCAAAGGCATATACATTTTCAATGGTTGTTGTGCCGGAAGACCATGTTTTTGCGTTGAATGACAATCGGGCGAGTAAGAATGATTCCCGTTCATTCGGCAGTGTCCCGATTCAGAGCATAGAAGGCAAAGCCCTGTTCTGCTACTGGCCGCTGAGCAGTGTTCAAATCCTGTAG
- a CDS encoding methionine gamma-lyase family protein, with the protein MEDRFLSDLNLSAKITDALCYAEQALTKQTCIINPIIEKNHQRVLKAFQEARVSAYNLNGTTGYGLGDSGREKLDTVTASIMGTEKAIIRHQFVSGTHAIASALFGVLRPGDHFISVTGMPYDTLQQVIGIKNNISGSLADWGVSFDILPLDADSQIQMEKLAAMVTPQTKLFIIQRSKGYEWRNSVSIAQISEFVGYAKTHFPEIDIFVDNCYGELVEDQEPGHVGVDLLAGSLIKNLGGTLAPTGGYIAGREDLVTKAAARFTAPGINADVGATLDNLRLMYQGLYFSPLTVSEAIKAAVFSSAFWSRLGFEVHPGPEDLRTDIIQAVKLNSKEKMLAFCQGLQKGSPIDSHVLPLPSEMPGYTDEVIMAGGTFIQGATSEFSADGPIRAPYAVYMQGAISHIYVKNANISAAQMLEQNHLL; encoded by the coding sequence ATGGAGGATCGTTTTTTGTCCGATTTGAATTTATCCGCGAAAATTACAGACGCGCTGTGCTATGCTGAACAGGCTTTGACAAAACAAACCTGTATCATAAATCCAATCATTGAGAAGAACCATCAACGTGTCCTCAAAGCTTTCCAGGAGGCCAGAGTCTCAGCTTATAATCTGAACGGAACAACCGGCTACGGACTTGGCGATTCCGGGAGAGAAAAACTTGATACGGTGACCGCATCCATCATGGGTACTGAAAAAGCCATCATCAGGCACCAGTTTGTATCGGGTACCCATGCGATTGCATCAGCGCTCTTTGGTGTTCTCCGGCCTGGAGATCATTTTATTTCTGTTACCGGGATGCCGTATGATACGCTTCAGCAGGTGATCGGAATTAAAAACAACATTTCCGGCAGCCTGGCTGACTGGGGCGTGTCTTTTGATATCCTGCCTTTGGATGCTGATAGTCAGATTCAAATGGAAAAACTGGCTGCGATGGTGACTCCGCAAACGAAGCTGTTTATCATCCAGCGTTCCAAGGGTTATGAATGGAGAAACTCTGTTTCCATTGCCCAGATCAGTGAATTTGTTGGCTATGCCAAAACGCATTTTCCGGAGATCGATATCTTCGTCGATAATTGCTACGGCGAGCTTGTTGAAGACCAGGAACCCGGACATGTGGGGGTAGACCTGCTGGCAGGATCACTAATCAAGAATCTCGGAGGCACGCTGGCCCCGACAGGCGGCTACATTGCCGGCAGAGAAGATTTGGTCACGAAAGCCGCGGCCAGGTTTACCGCACCCGGCATCAATGCCGATGTGGGAGCAACCCTCGATAATCTTCGGCTCATGTACCAGGGACTGTACTTCAGCCCGCTGACGGTCAGTGAAGCGATCAAAGCTGCAGTTTTTTCCTCGGCCTTTTGGTCCAGACTGGGTTTTGAAGTCCATCCGGGTCCGGAGGATCTGCGGACGGATATCATTCAGGCGGTAAAATTGAATTCCAAAGAAAAGATGCTGGCCTTTTGCCAGGGTCTCCAGAAAGGTTCGCCGATCGATTCGCATGTTCTGCCGCTGCCTTCGGAGATGCCAGGCTATACGGACGAAGTGATCATGGCCGGAGGAACTTTCATTCAGGGAGCCACGAGCGAATTTTCTGCCGATGGTCCGATTAGAGCCCCTTATGCCGTATATATGCAGGGCGCGATTTCTCATATCTATGTGAAAAACGCTAATATTTCAGCTGCGCAAATGCTTGAACAAAATCATCTGTTATAA